From one Dyella sp. 2HG41-7 genomic stretch:
- the flgC gene encoding flagellar basal body rod protein FlgC encodes MSLMKIFDTAGSGMAAETLRLNTVASNLANANSVSNSPDSAYKAKEVLFAPVLQAQGGLASQGAEEGATGVRMMGVTESQQPVETNYEPGNPMADANGYVYGTNVNPIDELVNMISASRSYQNNVEVMNTTKQLMIKTIDLGS; translated from the coding sequence ATGTCGCTGATGAAGATCTTCGATACTGCCGGCTCCGGCATGGCCGCGGAAACGCTGCGACTCAATACCGTCGCCAGCAACCTCGCCAACGCCAACAGCGTCAGCAACAGTCCCGACTCCGCGTACAAAGCGAAAGAAGTGCTGTTTGCGCCGGTGCTGCAAGCGCAAGGCGGCCTCGCCTCGCAAGGCGCCGAAGAAGGCGCGACCGGTGTGCGCATGATGGGCGTCACCGAAAGCCAGCAACCGGTCGAAACCAACTACGAGCCCGGCAATCCGATGGCCGACGCCAACGGTTATGTCTACGGCACCAACGTCAATCCCATCGACGAGTTGGTGAACATGATTTCCGCTTCCCGTTCGTATCAGAACAACGTGGAAGTGATGAATACCACCAAGCAACTCATGATCAAGACGATTGATCTGGGCAGCTGA
- a CDS encoding flagellar hook protein FlgE — protein MALNQALSGINAAQSELNVISNNIANAGTVGFKGSTAQFSEVYAVTGLNLSSVATGSGAELTDVAQQFGQGDLETTNGSLDMALSGNGFFVVNNGTGNQYTRDGAFHENANGNVVTADGSMLQVYPPNANGGFNTSTLTNLQLNTAQSAATPTSTITISSNLPAGASLPIDTPFSPTDVNSYNNASSLTVYDSQGGSHSATVYYAKTGNNTWNANLYIDGNSAGTQAITFNSAGALVTPANGQLAFTPVQPTNGASFPATMTLNVANTTQFGTAYAPGTINQNGYEAGVLENVTIGNDGVVTAIYSNNQTSQLGQVALANFSNLQGLQQVGNNRWVATQSSGTAVLGTASVGQFGDIEQGQLETSNTSDTTAQLVNMIQAQQDYEANSQMLGTVNSLSQTLFQAVSRG, from the coding sequence ATGGCTCTCAATCAGGCGCTTAGTGGCATCAATGCGGCTCAGTCCGAGTTGAATGTCATTTCCAACAACATCGCGAACGCAGGCACGGTGGGCTTCAAAGGCTCGACCGCGCAGTTCTCCGAAGTGTATGCGGTGACAGGTCTCAATCTGAGCTCGGTCGCCACCGGCAGCGGTGCGGAACTTACCGACGTCGCGCAGCAGTTCGGGCAGGGCGATTTGGAAACCACCAACGGCAGCTTGGACATGGCGCTCAGCGGCAACGGTTTCTTTGTCGTCAACAACGGCACCGGCAACCAATACACGCGCGACGGTGCGTTCCATGAAAACGCCAACGGCAATGTCGTGACGGCGGACGGTTCGATGCTGCAGGTGTATCCGCCCAATGCCAACGGCGGTTTCAACACCAGCACACTCACCAATCTGCAGTTGAACACCGCGCAAAGCGCGGCGACGCCGACCAGCACCATCACCATCAGCTCGAACTTGCCGGCCGGCGCATCGCTGCCGATCGACACGCCGTTCAGCCCGACCGACGTGAACAGCTACAACAACGCGTCGAGCTTGACGGTGTACGACTCGCAAGGCGGCTCGCACTCCGCCACGGTGTATTACGCCAAGACCGGCAACAACACCTGGAACGCGAACCTCTACATCGACGGCAACAGTGCCGGCACGCAGGCGATCACGTTCAACAGCGCAGGCGCGCTGGTGACGCCCGCGAATGGCCAGCTCGCGTTTACGCCGGTGCAGCCGACCAACGGCGCATCGTTCCCCGCCACCATGACGTTGAACGTAGCTAACACCACGCAGTTCGGCACCGCGTATGCGCCGGGCACGATCAACCAGAACGGCTACGAAGCCGGCGTGCTGGAGAACGTGACGATCGGAAACGACGGCGTCGTCACCGCGATCTATTCGAACAACCAGACCAGCCAGCTCGGCCAGGTGGCGCTCGCCAACTTCTCCAACCTGCAAGGTTTGCAGCAAGTGGGCAATAACCGTTGGGTGGCGACGCAGTCGTCCGGCACGGCGGTGCTCGGCACGGCCAGCGTGGGTCAGTTCGGCGATATCGAACAAGGTCAGTTGGAAACGTCCAACACCTCCGACACCACCGCGCAGCTGGTCAACATGATTCAAGCGCAGCAGGACTACGAAGCGAATTCGCAGATGTTGGGTACGGTGAATTCGTTGTCGCAGACGTTGTTCCAGGCGGTCAGCCGCGGCTAA
- the flgB gene encoding flagellar basal body rod protein FlgB yields the protein MSNTLDNAFGLSSQALEVWQRRSEVIASNIANADTPNYQARDVDFRQVLQQASGSGDGQSLALSTPTAGQIDTTTQSADALKYRVPLQPSMDGNTVDAQVEQGAFASNMVHYQASLSFINSQIQTLRLAINGGGQG from the coding sequence ATGAGCAACACACTCGACAACGCATTCGGTTTAAGTAGCCAGGCCCTGGAGGTTTGGCAGCGCCGTTCCGAAGTGATTGCGTCGAACATTGCCAACGCCGATACGCCTAATTATCAGGCGCGCGACGTCGATTTTCGCCAAGTGCTGCAGCAAGCCAGCGGCAGCGGCGATGGCCAATCGCTTGCATTGAGCACGCCAACAGCCGGTCAGATCGACACGACCACGCAATCGGCCGACGCGCTCAAGTATCGCGTACCGCTGCAACCGAGCATGGACGGCAACACCGTCGATGCGCAGGTCGAGCAAGGCGCATTCGCCAGCAACATGGTGCATTACCAAGCCAGCCTTAGCTTCATCAACAGTCAGATTCAAACGTTGCGCCTGGCCATCAACGGTGGAGGACAAGGCTAA
- a CDS encoding FlgD immunoglobulin-like domain containing protein, with amino-acid sequence MSAVSSLSTNLSASGLSLTGSTVTSTPSGTTMSQSDFLQLLTTQLTSQDPTQPMDNSQMASELAQFAQVGSLQNIESSLQGMSSNVNSGMQTSQVLSSASLVGRNVLVPANTLTYSGSAVSGGVNVANAGDVVVTIKDANGNTVNTIDLGTQQSGLAPFSWNGKDASGNTVANGSYTISANNGGNTAALTTYVAGSVTGVGYGGSSTGTYLQVAGIGGVPLSQVAQIN; translated from the coding sequence ATGTCCGCAGTTTCCAGCTTAAGCACCAACCTTTCCGCCTCGGGTTTGAGCCTGACCGGCAGCACGGTGACCAGCACGCCGTCCGGCACGACCATGTCGCAGTCGGATTTTCTGCAGCTGCTCACCACGCAGCTCACCAGCCAAGATCCCACGCAGCCGATGGACAACTCGCAGATGGCCTCCGAGCTTGCGCAGTTCGCGCAGGTCGGCTCGTTGCAAAACATCGAGAGCAGTCTGCAAGGCATGAGCAGCAACGTGAACAGCGGCATGCAGACGTCGCAAGTGTTGAGCTCCGCAAGTCTGGTCGGCCGCAACGTGTTGGTGCCGGCGAACACGCTCACTTACAGCGGCAGCGCCGTCAGTGGCGGCGTGAATGTCGCCAACGCCGGCGATGTCGTTGTCACGATCAAAGACGCCAACGGCAACACCGTCAACACCATCGACCTCGGCACGCAGCAATCTGGACTCGCACCGTTCTCGTGGAACGGCAAAGACGCCAGCGGCAATACCGTGGCCAACGGCAGCTACACCATTTCGGCCAACAACGGCGGCAACACCGCCGCGCTTACCACCTACGTAGCCGGTTCGGTGACCGGCGTCGGCTACGGCGGCAGCAGCACCGGCACCTATTTGCAAGTGGCGGGCATCGGCGGCGTGCCGCTAAGCCAGGTCGCACAGATCAACTGA